Within the Nicotiana tabacum cultivar K326 chromosome 11, ASM71507v2, whole genome shotgun sequence genome, the region ACCGATTATTCATCTCAGTCTTCAGTTCCAATTGAAAAGAAACCTttgggaaagaaaagaaaaccgcATCGTCTCAATTGGACATTGAAGAGAAGATGAGTATTGCATTAGAGTTATTGGTTAAAAAAAATAGCGGGTCTGACGTTGAAGAGTGTATGAAAAAATTAGAAGAACTTGGATGGGAAGAAACATTATACAGTGCAACTGTTAGTATACTTTGTGAAGGTGACAACTACAGGAAAGCATGGATGAACATTACCAAGGTCGACAAATTAGAGAATTGGATTAAGGCCATGGGAAAAAAATGGGGCTTCTTTGATTTTGTTAATTAGCTAGATTATTAATTAGACGTTAATAATATGGAAccttctttgtttttttcaaCTATTATCTATTAtgcttatttaattttttaatattatattatgcTCGTGGAACATTTTTAATTTGTGATATACCTTTTTTAAATGTCTTATTTGAAGTATGTTTGATGTGTATTGTGTTGTTTtactaattaatttatttttattatgtaactttttatatttttcaaatacatAGTATGTTATGCTTACTATTGTGTATTATACATTCTATTTGTTACAACAGTTTAAACATGGATATTGAGGATCAAGTATTAGCGTTGATGAGCTTGTATTggtgtaaaaattattttagacTCAAGAATATCCAAAGAAATAAAGATTTAACATCATCTTTATCTGGTGAAAAGTACACACAAGAATTGTTGTCCGGCTCTAGTCGACAATGTTTAGAACTGATGCGCATGTCCCGATGCATATGTTCAGCTATGTCAACATTTTAGACATAAAGGATGGCTCATAGATAGCAAACATATTTCTGTCGAAGAAAAGATAGCAATATTTCTTACTATTATAGGTCATAATGAGCGTTTTATGGTTATGAAGAGGAGATTTCAACATTCTTCGCAAACGGGTCACAAATATTTTCATGAGGTTCTTGAAGCAATGATGTTATTTGCGAAAGAGATGATATCATCTACAACATCTGATTCAAATCCACATATTCTTCGTGCTCATAAAAAGTTACGAAAAGTTTTTAAGGTATTATGTTCTATAAAATTATCATATAACTTCGTAAGAAAAAAATTCATAACTATtaacataaaattattatttttatttgcaGGGAGCAATAGGTGCACTCGACGGGACATTAGTACATGCAGTTATTCCAGCTAATCAACAAATTGTTCACAGAGGAAGAGGAAAGGGTAAATGCTATCAGAATGTTTTAGCTATATGTGATTTTAACATGGTCTTCAATTATGTTTATGCTGGATGGGAAGGGGTAGCACATGATGCGCGTGTTCTAACATAGATCACGTCTAATCCAGATAATGGATTTCCATTTCCTCCTTCTAGTAAGTGATACAACTTATTAAACTATTCtgaaataataaattaaatgttTATTATATTCATTTAACCTTTTTTTAATGATAGATAAGTACTATTTATATGATGCGGCGTATCCTAATACTCGAGGATTTCTAGCACCATATCGTAATATTCGATATTGGTTAGGAGATTATCATCGTAGACATGCCATAAATAAGGAGGAAAAGTTTAACCATGCTCATGCACAACTTAGAAATGTTATTGAACGTGCTTATGGAGTTTTAAAAGCAAGATTCCCAATATTGGACAAGATGACTCCATATTCTATTGATGTCCAAAGAGATGTTGTTATTGCATGTTTTGCAGTTCATAATTTTATCAAAAAAGAGCGACTAAATGATGACTTGTTTAATCAATATGATTTGCCTCAAGTAATATTTGAGGAAGAAGGAGAACACGAACAAGTATTGGATGAAACAAACGGACCTAGCTGGACAACTGAAGACTCACAATTTATGAATAATATGCGTGAAGAAATTGCACTTCAGCTAATGCAAGGAAGAGGAAATGCTTGatagttttatatttttgttattaGACATATGTTTTTAATGTTTGAACATTAGAATTTGAAATAATGTTAATtaactattttatttgaattttacaTATGCTATgtttaaatataaataaattacacATATTCAGATACTAAAAACAAACAGTCTTAATCATTCAGTGTTCAGATCCAAAGACAACATATTAATTCTTCAGTTGTGTATTCAGATGTCTGAATCTTAATACACTTTTTTTATATTCAGACGTGTATTTAGATTCAGACCTCTTAATCTTaataaaaacaaatgaggcctaggAGGGAATCATAATTTGGATTGCTTTTGTCAAAAGAAACGATATCGTAATGACATTTTTAAACTCGATATCATCCATGAATTTTGACTCTAAACCAATTCAATTCACCTCCAATCTTCTTTAAATTTTGTACATTGCCTCATCAAGTTGAATGTTGAATTTTGCACCATGCCCACTTAAATTTTTTGTAGCATGGATCTTTTGAATATTATATAttattgataattttttgttagccaaaaataataaagtgttacATGACAAAGTGGCtggtaatattttatttttttggtgcATTTCTGTAAATCTATCTCATAATATAGGTGTACATTTGATTGTTTGATCTGATTTTGTGTTATACGCTTTTGattttttggatttctattttctttaaaaaGAATGTTATTCAatagaaacaaaaataaatttgatttggtttgaaTTTCACTTTCTATTCAGtatttttttatgtttaattttttCAATTATTCGGTAGTGTCATAAGAAATAAAATGAATCGAATGTAATAGAATAGTTACATTCAAATAATTAAAGAATAAAGATTATAGAGAATgagaaataataatatatttaaaaaattcttAAACCATACTAATAAGTTTGATTATGTTtcattattttgaattttggagCTCGCCTAGGGACGATTTTTGGAGGGTTTTCACTACAAATTGAAGGATAAGTAATCTCTACTTGATTTGGATGTTAGATCTTGTTTTCCCATGGTTTATAACACGTAGAAAAGGTAATTTAAAGGAGACATTTGGgtgatttttctatgatttttggAGAGTGAAAATTGGTGATTTGGGGGTTGATTTGAGGACTTGGATGAAAAACATATATTTGGACTTGTATTGGAATGAATGTTTGAGATTTGTGAGTTTTTCGGGTTCCGGGGTGCGGACCCGGGGTTGACTTTGTGTATTTGTATCAAGATCAAAAGTTTACTGTTTGGGGTTGTTTCATATAGCTTTTATTGTTGTTAcattatttggctagatttgagcatTTCGGAGGTTGATTCGCGCGAGAAGGGATttctagagtattgatttggcttgcttgaggtaagtatctcaCTTAAAATTTGTTGAGGCACTAGTTATATGGGTTATTAGTGTTGGCTACGTGTTATAGGTGGTGCACATGTGAAGGGGGTTGAACCTATGTGCGCGCACCAGGGTATTATTCATGCCGGGATAGTgattaggctatgatatgccttgaattggtTTCTAAGCTTCATGCTATCATGCTTATTATGTTGTAACCCCCTTTGTGAGATAATTGAATCATGTTATAGGTTTTTTGTTGGTTAATCTAGTGTTCAAACATGTAAATTGCTATTTGGTTGCGTAATCGTCTAATTTTGAACTATGGTAATACATTTTCCATATACCTTTGTCACTTATATCAGTCCATGAGTATTTACTTTAATATCCATTGTttatatacatgtattcttgtatatgcttTCTGTGTGATATGGACTTGGGTTGATAGCACATGAGTGGTCCATGCGGATCTGAGTTATGAtaacacatgagttatccgtgcgagtGTTATACACGTGAGTTTTCTTTGCAGcatgtggataaggatccatccccctagggtcaccttctcatgtttctctcttgacgGTATACACGTCGTATGAGAAAAACTGTTCATTGTTTggtttggttattgcatttcttctctacttgcaatttccttggatGTATACATATTTTATTCGCATATCGTCTCTATATGCTAGACCAGGAATGTATACATGCCTTGTCGCGCATATATTCTCTATATGCTAGATTGTTAATTAATACAGGGCTTGACACATTATCTCTTGTGCACCGACATGACTTTTATATATGTTTTCATAATTAGATGGTACTATTGTTGTGTACTTATGAAATTTATGAACTGAGCAGGTTATTAGCGAGTTTCATTGACAATTCTTGCTGAtattacctcgtcgaggttaggtatgatacttgttgagtactcggttgtactcatactgcactctgcacttaattgtgtaAATCCAGGTTTTAGATCGAGCCGAGACCCACTATAATTGTTGCTATGAGTTGCCGAGAGACAAGGTAGAGCTGCATTTCGACCACAATCTTTGGCGTCTCTTTTCATATCAATATTATTGTTTCATTCAGACAATATTTTCGTTCTGTATTCCAAACTTGTACTTCTATATTATAGCTCATGACTTTGTATTACTATTTTTGGGGGATTTAATGTATTGACATAGTTATTTATCTCAGTTGGCTTTGAATTTACTTTATTTCCGTTAATTCTGTTATCCTGTTCTGTTTTTGTTATGTTTGGTTTGCCTATCAAGTGAGTTAGTAGCCATTTCGATCGGTGGATGGTGTTAGGTCGTGACAATTACAGAGACGAAGCATGATAATTAATTTACTTATGCTAACATCCGACTCATATTTAAAAGTGGAATAGTATGTGCGTATGTATTTTATTCCAGCCACTATAAATAGAGGTGTGCATTATTCGGATTAAATCAAGAAACCAAATCGAACTAATATATTTGattatttggtttgatttttttatttggaTCTGGATGAAGGAATTAAAATTTTTAATGGTTTCGAACTCATATCAATTAACCATTTAGCATATAGAGAAGACATGCGCGACAAGGCATGTATACATTCCTGgtctagcatatagagaagatatacgaataaaacatgtatacatccaaggaaATTTCAAGTAGAGAAGAAATgcaataccaaaccaaacaatGAACAATTTTTCTCATACGACGTGTACACCGTCAGGAGAGAAACCTGAAAAGGTGACCTTAGAGGGATGAATCCTTATCCACATGCTGCATAGACAGCTCACGTGCATAACACTCACGCAGACAACTCGTGTGTTATCATAACTCAGATCCGCACAGACCACTCATGTGCTATCAACCCAAGTCCATATCACACAGAaagcatatacaagaatacatgtacataaATAATGGATATTAAAGTAAATACTCATGGACTGATATAAGTGACAAAGGTATATGTAAAGTGTATTACAATAGTTCAAAATTAGGCGATAACACAACCAAATAGCAATTTACATGTTTGAACACGAGATTAACCAACAAATAACCTATAACATGATTCAATTATCTCACAAAGAGGGTTACAACATAAGAAGTATGATAGCATGAAGCTTAACAACtaattcaaggcatatcatagcctaatcACTACTCCGAGCATGGATAATACCTCGGTGCACGCACATAGGTTCAACCCCCTTCACATGTGCGCCACCATAGCGCATAGACAACACTAATAACCTAggtaactagtgcctcaaccagttttaggtaagatacttacctcaaacaagccaaatcaatactctagaaATCCCTACTCGTGCGAATCAACCTCTAAATGGCTCGAATCTCGCCAAAATAAtgtaataacatcaataaaagcCATATGAAACAACCCCAAACAATAAAGTTTTGATCTTGATACAAATaaac harbors:
- the LOC142165985 gene encoding uncharacterized protein LOC142165985 — encoded protein: MDIEDQVLALMSLYWCKNYFRLKNIQRNKDLTSSLSGEKHKGWLIDSKHISVEEKIAIFLTIIGHNERFMVMKRRFQHSSQTGHKYFHEVLEAMMLFAKEMISSTTSDSNPHILRAHKKLRKVFKGAIGALDGTLVHAVIPANQQIVHRGRGKGKCYQNVLAICDFNMVFNYVYAGWEGVAHDAHKYYLYDAAYPNTRGFLAPYRNIRYWLGDYHRRHAINKEEKFNHAHAQLRNVIERAYGVLKARFPILDKMTPYSIDVQRDVVIACFAVHNFIKKERLNDDLFNQYDLPQVIFEEEGEHEQVLDETNGPSWTTEDSQFMNNMREEIALQLMQGRGNA